The Barnesiella intestinihominis YIT 11860 DNA window GGACATGGCGTTGCTCCGTGGCTTCCTTTTCTGCTATTGCGATGTGTGGGCATTAGGCAGCGATATGGAGGTAAGACCGCACAACAGCCTATACGATGATGTGGTGGCAAGAAGCTGTGCATATCCAAAGATGAGGATATTGCCCCAACTCAGACGTAACGGCTTCAAGGGCGATTTCCACGGCATCTCCCCCGTGCGTCTTTTCAAAGCCTTGCTTTCAGACCCAAGAATTGAAACCCTTATGAAAGGCGGTGAGATTGAGGTCATGAAACACTTTCTTTTCAATACCCGTACTGCCGATGAATGTTGGGCATCATATCTGATTGCCAAGCGTCACAAGTATCAGATAGACAACCTCTCAATGTGGTGCGACTATCTGCGTATGCTCAAAAAACTCGGTCAAGACCTCCGTAACCCGAAGAACATCTGTCCCGAAGATTTCATGGCGGCACACGACAACGCAACCCGAAAAATTGAAGCCATACACGAGAAGGAAAGAGCCGCAGAGCAACGCCGTTGGGAGATTGAAAGGCGTGAGCGTGAGCAACAGCGACAACTCCAACGAAAGAAAGATGCGGAGGATTTCATCGCCAACAAATCCAAATTCTTCGGCTTGGTAATCACGGACGAGGAAATAATCGTCAAGGTGCTTGAAAGCATAGACGAGTATTACAACGAGGGCAAGACGCAGGGCATCTGCGTGTTTGGCAGTGGATACTACAAGAAAGCCGACACCCTCATACTATCGGCAAGGATTGGCGATGAGATTATTGAAACCGTAGAGGTGGACTTGCGAACCCTCGAAGTGGTGCAGTGCCACGGCAAGCACAACCAGGACACCGAATATCACGAGCGCATCATAGACCTTGTGAACAAGAACGCCAACCTTATCCGTGAGCGGATGAAAGCGGCATAGCATAACCCCTAAAACAACATTGATATGGAAGTAAGAATTGAAAGTATGATTTGTGTGTGGGATGATGCAATCCCCACGATGTTCCTTGAATTTGTGAACCTCCTCACTCTCACAACGAGTGAGGGGGAATTGAGAAAGAGCGTAAAGGAGTTTGCCGAGAAGCACGAACTTGACAAGTTTTTCCTTTACGGCTTCGGCTCACACCATTTCTACCTGCACCAACGCTACACAAGCAACCCCGAAATGGTGATGAAGAACAGAGTTCTGTCAGTACATTTTTAACCATCTAAAAAGCAACATTATGACAACACGAATGACCATCAACGGAGTAAGCACCTGCGCGGAAGCAGGTACGGAGAAATACGAGCGTTTCCAATCGGGTATCGGAAGACGCAGGCGGACACTTGTGCAGTACGACTACCGCCACCCCATAGACAGAGAATTGTTCTCTTGTGTCAAACCCACGTTGGACGAGTGCCGAGCCGCACGGGACAAGTGGCTGAACGCAAAGAAGGGAAAGGAGGACAGACTATGAACACGACCTATCAAACGCTGATAGTCAAGTTCAGCGAACCTATCACGGCATTGGACGGTATCTTTGACGATACCGGAGCGTGGGGAACGGACACCCTCAAGGGGTGGATAGATGATTACGAAAGCACACGTTTCACCGCCACCGACAGCCATACGGCAGTCATCACGAGCGAGTACAATATGGAATGTGTGAAAGAGTGGCTACAACGGCAGACCCCCATTTCCGAAATGCGAGAATTTTGAACGGGATGGCGGTGTCCGCACCGCCAATACTTAAAACCCTAAAAACAAAAGATATGATAGCCAAGACGATATTACAGCAGATAGGCGGAAAACGCTTCACCGCCATGACAGGTAGCCGTGATTTCATAGATATGGGCAACGGCTTACGGATGAGCCTTGCAAGGAACAAAACAAGTGCCAACCGCCTTGACATCATCTATGACGAAGGGGCAGACCTCTACAATATGCGCTTCTACCGCAGGACGTTCAGCAAAAAGACCTTTGAGTGCAAGACAAAGGACATTGCCGTACACGAGGGTATCTATTTTGATATGCTGGAGGAAATGTTCACGATGGTGACGGGACTTTACACACGCTTTTGAGTGGCGGGGCGGCGAGAGCCGCCCTACTTTCTTTCAGTGAGCATGATGGCGGACAAAGAAAGTAGCAAAGAAACCTTTGTCCAATCTGCGATAACTAAAAAATCCGCAAGTAAAACTTGCGGAGGCTATATATTGGGTCGTTATTTTTTGGTGGAGGGGAATGATAATCTCGAACCGTTGAACTACACATTTCTGCTTCGTCTCCATTTCCCCCAACGATTTGATACGTTCAATCATTTTTGTTGTTGAAATCGTGGAGAAGTGAATAGACAGTATTACCCGACAGAGCAACTATGACAACGTAACGCCTTTACAAAAAAGTCGGTACACGAAACCCATAGACTAATTGTCTTGACCTAAAAGAGATTGGAATTTTCAGGACTGCCTATCACTTAGATAGAAGTCCAAGGTCTGCTGAAATACATAATTCAAAAATTGAAATTGCTTGACTGCAAATTTAGTAACTTTGCTTGACAAATTAACGAGAAAGAAGAGAAAATGAAAACCGACCGCATAATCGAGTAGACGGCTCCGCCAGTAACTGACGGAGTGCGCCTCTCACACCACCGAGCGTACGGGTCACGTACTCGGCGGTTCGCAAAGAGATGGGTTAAGTTGTAAATGTAATTCAGTTAAGGAAACATATCCTCTTTTCTTCAAGCGTTGTAAAGTAATGGTAGTGCCTAGAATAGGACTTTGTGCTATTGCCCAACCGCCTTTCCGTGTTCTGCTCCAAGCGTAGGCATGGTCTTGGTCTACACCTAATCGAATCAGGTTTTTCCTTTTCCTTTCGGGTTTTTTCCAATGATGCCAAATGCAATAGCGCAGTCGGTTGCGAAGCCAACCATCTAAATCTCGTAATTTGCCCAAAATACTCGTGCCTTGGAAATAGTTCAACCATCCGCGTTGCACTTCTTTTATCTTGGCAATACGCTCTTCAAATGTGGCTGGTGTGGTTTTTCGGGTGATTGTTTTAAGTCGTTCTTTTAGTTTCTTCCATGCTTTTTCCGATACAATAAGTTGGTATTGATTTTTACTTCCTTTCTCGTACGTAGGTACGAATCCGAAACCCAAAATTGTGAAGTGGATTGGTTTTCTGATACCACTCTTTTCTTCATTTATAGTTAATTTGAGTTTGTTTTTCAAAAACTTTTCAATTACCACTCTTGTTGCCTTGGCTTGATTGTGGCTTTTGCAATAAATACTAAAATCATCCGCATAACGTACAAATTTGTGTCCTCTTCGAGTCATTTCCTTATCCAGTTGATGTAGTAAAATGTTCGACAATAATGGACTTAAAGGGCTTCCTTGCGGAACGCCTTTTCTTCTCTTTCGTAGCTTTCCGTTGATTTTAATAGGTGCTCTGAGCCATTTGCGTATGAGTTGCATGGTAGCTTTGCATTTCACTTTTTGATAGATTAAATTCAGTAATAAACAGTGGTCAACTTCATCAAAGAAGTTTTTCAGGTCAATATCCACAATGTGGTTTAATCCTGAATGGATGTAATCCCGAGATTGTCCAACGGCTTGTCGGGCATTCTTGTGAGGTCTAAATCCATAGCTGTAATTACTAAATTCGGGCTCAAAAAGTGGTGCAATAGTTTGTGCTAAGGCTTGTTGCAACACACGTTCTGTAGTGGTGGGAACACCCAATAATCGAGTTTTCCCATTTCCTTTCGGAATTTCAATACCTAAAATGGGTTGTACTTGATAGTTGCCTTGTTTGATTGCTTCAATCAGTTGTAGTTTCTTTTCAGAAAACACCTTGCGGAGCTCTCTTATAGAAACACCATCAACACCCGCACTACCTTTATTGGCAATCACGTGTTCCAATGCTCTTTGAAGATTAAACGGATGTACTACTCTTGTTATCATTTTAGTTGTTTTTAACCTGTTTTCGTTAAGTAGGGCTACTATGTGTTCCGTTACCTATTGAAAACCTCTTTACGTTCAGTCCTTCCTTGTTTGTGAGACCTATGCGGTATCTATTCGCACCTCGTTTGCCCTCAAGTACTATGACCTCTGCTGACTTCTTGGATTGATTAACTCGTAATCGCCAAGACCTCCCCTGGTAAATGCTTTTTCCTTCCGTCTATCGCCGGTACATCTACATAACAATAATCTGATTTAATAGCATGTTCAGAACACTGTTTTGGACTTCGTATTGCTGTGGATACTCATCCTTATTGTTATG harbors:
- a CDS encoding DUF3873 domain-containing protein — encoded protein: MTTRMTINGVSTCAEAGTEKYERFQSGIGRRRRTLVQYDYRHPIDRELFSCVKPTLDECRAARDKWLNAKKGKEDRL
- a CDS encoding DUF6956 domain-containing protein translates to MNTTYQTLIVKFSEPITALDGIFDDTGAWGTDTLKGWIDDYESTRFTATDSHTAVITSEYNMECVKEWLQRQTPISEMREF
- the ltrA gene encoding group II intron reverse transcriptase/maturase, whose product is MITRVVHPFNLQRALEHVIANKGSAGVDGVSIRELRKVFSEKKLQLIEAIKQGNYQVQPILGIEIPKGNGKTRLLGVPTTTERVLQQALAQTIAPLFEPEFSNYSYGFRPHKNARQAVGQSRDYIHSGLNHIVDIDLKNFFDEVDHCLLLNLIYQKVKCKATMQLIRKWLRAPIKINGKLRKRRKGVPQGSPLSPLLSNILLHQLDKEMTRRGHKFVRYADDFSIYCKSHNQAKATRVVIEKFLKNKLKLTINEEKSGIRKPIHFTILGFGFVPTYEKGSKNQYQLIVSEKAWKKLKERLKTITRKTTPATFEERIAKIKEVQRGWLNYFQGTSILGKLRDLDGWLRNRLRYCIWHHWKKPERKRKNLIRLGVDQDHAYAWSRTRKGGWAIAQSPILGTTITLQRLKKRGYVSLTELHLQLNPSLCEPPST
- a CDS encoding PcfJ domain-containing protein, producing the protein MKPKTKIQKEVARLSANLRPISATQIDWAYRHCVEHIGYRTKKGNITCSDCGHEWHSDSGLCDTLEGCTCPKCHAELKVQDTRRRIYKETQNFSVITTCKGYQVIRVAQVRCESRKGEPMRFYCHEVVQRWISPDGKVTDMALLRGFLFCYCDVWALGSDMEVRPHNSLYDDVVARSCAYPKMRILPQLRRNGFKGDFHGISPVRLFKALLSDPRIETLMKGGEIEVMKHFLFNTRTADECWASYLIAKRHKYQIDNLSMWCDYLRMLKKLGQDLRNPKNICPEDFMAAHDNATRKIEAIHEKERAAEQRRWEIERREREQQRQLQRKKDAEDFIANKSKFFGLVITDEEIIVKVLESIDEYYNEGKTQGICVFGSGYYKKADTLILSARIGDEIIETVEVDLRTLEVVQCHGKHNQDTEYHERIIDLVNKNANLIRERMKAA